In Bdellovibrionales bacterium, the following proteins share a genomic window:
- a CDS encoding glycoside hydrolase family 27 protein, with translation MKKALSTFLFVSLLGTMGCQIPGFGTRDFAGKKNSGNSLTNLPNGRTFEHLDRVQDNPLTQLPMMGYGTYQSMSRSRYGVNWDKDTATQVWQFGLRRQEILDIADAMVNNGLLGAGYNIILIESGFWYTDTEHSDRTADGKIFPRKKLGDIKSLVQTLHDKGFLVGTYSDTGTHGCGGLPGSGNHRNSDLEQFFDWGFDYLKLDHCGENPQTGNSYHEYKLWGEALLNFMNRYKRNFIYNIADWNHKDRPSGWANQFGNSWRTGYDIETYPDYKVNWNMVLRNFDYNDVPPAAGPGHWNDADSLTIGGYDLSDIEERSMFGMWAMQSAPLMLATYPLDLNPSQPQAKRLKEIVLNREVIAINQDPLGRQAEKVREDIFGRVVYSKILSGSGRRAVMLLNRTESPSDISFYFSDLGLKPYSISKVRDLWTHEDIGSNGYSMTFSRVPAHASIVLVVEGSEKPVDQILSFQNMGGKVLGTPSLVTTKDGNQIIFSRGMDNNIWIRRSQIGAAQSWSTWSQLNFPKYKNRFGEDETFEFLEDFGVTARDNNIWLVGAGRPDWAAQHERSVFFSYSTDSGATWSVPALLGGDLRGHATPVLRDAYDTLDILGKGLDGAIWRKTWYYRNGTAYWGDWTRLGGCLHSGISTVARGNSYVDFSYVDCSDRLVHGYYVGDGAIQSGKVPNAPLVTGTPAIVVDQYTKYPHIFVKGLENNRIFEYVYRATSGLQLAGSLEVCSKSGISAFNRPANLISASNSKYADRVITACSNSHLNPNQDLISDSVLLEAF, from the coding sequence ATGAAAAAAGCATTATCAACTTTTCTATTTGTGAGTTTGTTAGGAACCATGGGTTGTCAAATCCCAGGATTCGGAACCAGGGATTTTGCTGGGAAGAAGAACTCTGGCAACAGTTTGACCAACTTGCCAAATGGCCGAACTTTTGAACATCTCGATAGAGTTCAAGATAATCCGCTCACTCAGTTGCCAATGATGGGTTATGGAACTTATCAGTCTATGTCGAGAAGCAGATATGGAGTGAATTGGGACAAAGATACGGCGACTCAAGTGTGGCAATTCGGATTGCGTCGACAAGAGATCTTGGACATCGCTGATGCCATGGTGAACAACGGACTCCTTGGTGCGGGGTACAATATCATTCTGATTGAAAGTGGCTTTTGGTACACGGACACAGAGCATTCTGATCGAACGGCTGACGGAAAAATCTTTCCAAGAAAAAAACTAGGTGACATCAAGTCCTTGGTTCAAACTCTTCACGACAAAGGGTTTCTTGTTGGAACATATTCTGATACAGGAACTCATGGTTGTGGTGGTCTTCCTGGAAGCGGCAATCACAGAAACAGTGATTTGGAGCAGTTTTTTGATTGGGGTTTTGATTATCTGAAGCTGGATCACTGCGGAGAGAATCCTCAAACTGGAAATTCCTATCATGAATATAAACTTTGGGGAGAAGCGCTTTTAAATTTTATGAACCGATATAAGAGAAATTTTATTTATAATATCGCTGACTGGAACCACAAGGATCGTCCATCAGGATGGGCCAATCAATTCGGAAACTCGTGGCGCACAGGCTATGATATCGAGACGTATCCTGATTACAAAGTAAATTGGAACATGGTTCTAAGAAACTTTGATTACAATGACGTGCCCCCTGCGGCCGGCCCTGGACACTGGAATGATGCCGATTCTTTGACAATCGGCGGGTACGATCTTTCAGACATCGAAGAGCGATCTATGTTTGGTATGTGGGCGATGCAATCGGCACCCTTGATGCTTGCCACCTACCCACTCGATTTAAATCCATCTCAGCCGCAGGCAAAGCGGCTCAAAGAGATTGTCTTGAACCGTGAAGTGATCGCAATCAATCAGGATCCTTTGGGTCGACAGGCCGAAAAGGTACGTGAAGACATTTTCGGGCGCGTTGTTTACTCAAAAATACTTTCGGGAAGTGGCCGGCGAGCCGTCATGCTCTTGAACAGAACGGAATCTCCCTCAGATATCAGTTTTTATTTTTCTGATTTGGGTTTGAAACCCTACTCAATATCCAAAGTTCGTGATCTATGGACTCACGAAGATATAGGGTCAAATGGATACTCTATGACCTTTTCGAGGGTCCCTGCTCATGCCAGCATTGTCTTAGTCGTAGAGGGAAGCGAAAAGCCAGTCGACCAAATTCTTTCTTTCCAGAATATGGGTGGAAAAGTTTTGGGAACCCCCTCTCTGGTGACAACAAAAGACGGAAATCAAATCATCTTTTCCAGAGGAATGGATAACAATATTTGGATTCGTCGCAGCCAGATCGGAGCTGCTCAATCATGGTCGACATGGTCTCAATTGAATTTTCCAAAATACAAAAATAGATTTGGTGAAGACGAAACCTTTGAATTTTTAGAGGACTTTGGAGTGACAGCTCGTGATAATAACATCTGGTTGGTTGGGGCCGGTCGTCCTGATTGGGCGGCACAACATGAGCGATCTGTATTTTTCTCTTATTCGACAGACAGTGGCGCCACATGGTCAGTTCCAGCCTTGCTAGGAGGGGATCTGAGAGGACATGCCACTCCCGTACTGAGAGACGCCTATGACACTTTAGATATTCTTGGAAAGGGCCTTGACGGAGCAATTTGGAGAAAGACTTGGTACTATCGAAATGGCACTGCCTACTGGGGTGATTGGACGCGACTAGGAGGATGTCTTCATTCAGGAATTTCTACCGTTGCTCGCGGGAATAGTTACGTTGATTTTAGCTATGTGGACTGCAGTGATCGACTGGTTCACGGGTATTATGTCGGAGACGGTGCTATCCAATCGGGAAAAGTTCCGAACGCCCCTCTTGTGACAGGAACCCCAGCGATTGTTGTCGATCAGTACACCAAATATCCTCATATTTTTGTCAAGGGTTTGGAGAATAATCGGATTTTTGAGTATGTTTACAGAGCGACAAGCGGTTTGCAGTTAGCTGGTTCATTGGAAGTCTGCTCAAAATCTGGTATCAGTGCCTTTAACAGGCCGGCAAATTTAATCTCGGCAAGCAATTCAAAATACGCTGATAGGGTGATAACAGCTTGCAGCAACAGCCACCTCAACCCGAACCAAGATTTAATTTCGGATTCCGTTCTTTTGGAAGCATTTTAA
- a CDS encoding sodium-dependent transporter, with the protein MSEASKSNRRDLWGTRLGFYFAAIGAAFGLGNVWRFPYVVAENGGGAFVLLYLCFLFLVGLPLLVGELMLGKATRRSVVAALSRLKHPMGEEVSATKSTRKSVETSLSGSFWAYLMPHVGRASVMVGLIVLAYFAVISGWVLFFVGHAFQGLFLDQNASANQAVDQLMKNGWLQVILTFSHLLFVSLVVAKDVEQGIERWVGLMMPVFGILMVALAFKTLSLPTSTDAIRFLFYPDFSKLNYASVSQALGHVFFTLSIGFGSMVTFGSYLRDKVVISRAGFRVTAIDSVISLGAGLLIFPIFLTSASGGSGPELLFRTVPVLFRDISGGHWFGAGFFLCLYLAALGASIGLLETVVSNLADSQKVRREKGAWWAGSICLFFAVLPSLSTSVFQNIRFGKLNLLEICDSLLINWILPVVALLVSQGILYGLSNQVKKAEFFGEEEGEMDSAKERLYSHWVFALKWITPTVVVAALVLQIIGLFKK; encoded by the coding sequence ATGAGCGAAGCCTCGAAGTCTAATCGACGAGATCTCTGGGGAACGCGGCTGGGGTTTTATTTTGCGGCCATAGGAGCAGCTTTTGGCTTGGGCAATGTGTGGCGCTTTCCCTACGTCGTCGCAGAGAATGGAGGAGGGGCCTTCGTCCTTCTTTATTTGTGTTTTTTGTTTCTTGTGGGTCTTCCTTTGTTGGTGGGTGAGTTAATGTTGGGCAAGGCCACTCGTCGTAGCGTTGTGGCGGCACTGTCTCGGTTGAAGCACCCCATGGGGGAAGAGGTGAGTGCGACCAAATCTACCAGAAAATCTGTGGAAACCTCGTTGTCGGGTTCCTTTTGGGCGTACCTGATGCCCCACGTGGGACGGGCCAGTGTGATGGTGGGGTTGATTGTCCTTGCCTATTTTGCAGTTATTTCAGGTTGGGTTCTCTTTTTTGTCGGTCATGCTTTTCAGGGTCTATTTTTGGATCAGAACGCTTCTGCGAATCAAGCGGTAGATCAGTTGATGAAGAACGGATGGTTGCAGGTAATTTTAACTTTTAGTCATCTTTTATTTGTGAGTTTGGTTGTGGCCAAGGACGTGGAGCAGGGCATAGAACGATGGGTTGGCTTGATGATGCCAGTTTTCGGAATTCTTATGGTGGCCTTGGCTTTCAAGACACTCAGTTTACCAACTTCGACAGATGCCATACGATTTTTATTTTACCCAGATTTTTCAAAACTTAATTATGCTTCAGTCAGCCAAGCTTTGGGCCACGTCTTTTTTACGCTGAGTATTGGATTTGGTTCAATGGTGACCTTTGGCAGTTATTTGAGGGATAAAGTTGTCATCTCTCGGGCTGGCTTTCGGGTTACGGCAATAGATTCCGTGATCTCTCTCGGTGCAGGATTACTGATCTTTCCTATTTTTCTGACCTCCGCTTCCGGAGGCTCCGGGCCAGAGCTTTTGTTTCGAACTGTTCCGGTATTGTTCCGAGATATTTCGGGAGGTCATTGGTTTGGGGCAGGATTTTTTCTTTGTCTTTATTTGGCGGCACTGGGAGCAAGTATTGGTCTTTTGGAAACAGTGGTTTCCAACCTTGCAGATTCTCAGAAGGTCCGACGTGAAAAGGGGGCTTGGTGGGCCGGCTCGATCTGCTTATTTTTTGCTGTTTTGCCTTCGCTTTCTACCAGCGTTTTTCAGAATATTCGGTTTGGAAAGTTAAATCTTCTTGAGATTTGCGATTCACTGCTGATCAATTGGATTCTCCCCGTGGTGGCTCTTTTAGTGAGTCAGGGCATTTTGTATGGCTTGTCCAATCAAGTTAAAAAAGCGGAATTCTTTGGTGAGGAAGAGGGAGAGATGGATTCCGCAAAAGAACGCCTCTACAGCCATTGGGTTTTTGCTTTGAAGTGGATAACCCCTACCGTGGTTGTTGCAGCCTTGGTTTTGCAGATCATTGGACTTTTTAAAAAGTAA
- the der gene encoding ribosome biogenesis GTPase Der, translating to MWSQESKSIGNRVAIIGRPNVGKSTLFNVLTRSRKAVVKNEPGVTRDAQIELTEWWGSSFEVMDTGGITDEKEGFSPLIRELVLSVLETATMVIVVMDGRAGLVPEDRDIIRVAKESGKPFLIVVNKIDSLLNYELETAEFFEFGMDVIPASFEKRDNIDCIVEWIRSRMSEAEKDPREGVRLSLVGKPNVGKSSLANRLLGQKRMLVSEIAGTTVDAIEEQIEYRGQKYILVDTAGLRRSARRQDGIEYLSAVKSHDSIHRSDIVLLLVDGTLGPTDQDTKVLEYALERHKPVILVANKSDLGQNEIPEYRKKFREQVARQFHFFQDIPIEFVSAKTGAGLDHLFEKIEDIWKKVNTVIPTSKLNKFFFSVIRQLPAPVWGSQNVKIYYLVRTRQVPPSFIAFANYPQGVTRPYRRFLAKRIQQEWELEGIPIRIFVMQSRRSKTRQNREDRRQPEYEIDESVATAEAENWLAEAEAKVETWGEPVFQYALDEGSANERSLEV from the coding sequence ATGTGGTCGCAAGAAAGTAAATCTATTGGAAATCGCGTTGCCATCATTGGCCGTCCGAATGTCGGGAAGTCTACTCTGTTTAACGTTTTGACCCGTTCTCGAAAAGCTGTGGTCAAAAATGAGCCGGGCGTGACCCGTGATGCACAAATCGAGCTGACGGAATGGTGGGGATCTAGCTTTGAAGTGATGGATACGGGAGGAATCACTGACGAAAAGGAAGGGTTTTCTCCTTTGATTCGTGAGTTGGTTCTATCCGTTCTCGAAACGGCCACCATGGTTATTGTGGTGATGGATGGACGGGCAGGATTGGTTCCTGAGGATCGCGATATTATTCGTGTCGCAAAGGAGTCGGGTAAACCTTTTTTGATCGTCGTAAATAAAATTGATAGTCTTCTCAACTACGAGCTGGAGACGGCAGAGTTTTTTGAGTTCGGAATGGACGTGATACCTGCCTCGTTTGAGAAACGTGACAATATTGATTGTATTGTTGAATGGATTCGCTCTCGAATGAGTGAGGCGGAGAAAGACCCACGAGAGGGAGTGAGGCTGTCCTTGGTGGGGAAACCCAATGTGGGGAAAAGTTCTCTGGCAAATAGACTGCTGGGACAAAAGCGTATGCTTGTTTCAGAAATTGCTGGAACAACCGTCGATGCAATAGAAGAACAGATTGAATATAGAGGTCAGAAATATATTTTGGTTGATACAGCGGGTCTTCGTCGCTCGGCTCGGCGCCAGGATGGAATAGAGTATTTGTCCGCGGTGAAATCTCACGACAGTATTCATCGCTCGGATATTGTTTTGCTATTGGTGGACGGAACATTGGGGCCCACAGATCAGGACACGAAAGTTCTGGAATACGCGCTGGAACGACACAAGCCGGTCATTCTTGTGGCCAACAAATCGGATTTGGGACAGAATGAGATTCCTGAGTACCGAAAGAAATTTCGTGAACAGGTCGCGAGACAATTTCATTTTTTTCAGGATATTCCGATAGAATTTGTGAGCGCAAAGACGGGAGCGGGTCTTGATCACTTATTCGAAAAAATTGAAGACATATGGAAGAAAGTCAATACAGTCATTCCCACTTCTAAACTCAATAAATTTTTCTTTAGCGTGATTCGCCAATTGCCAGCTCCGGTTTGGGGATCTCAAAATGTGAAGATTTATTATCTCGTCAGAACAAGGCAAGTGCCACCGAGCTTTATTGCTTTTGCGAACTATCCTCAAGGAGTAACCCGCCCCTACCGACGTTTTCTTGCGAAGCGTATTCAACAGGAGTGGGAGCTGGAGGGTATTCCAATCCGAATTTTTGTGATGCAGAGTCGTCGTTCAAAAACCCGACAAAATCGTGAAGACAGAAGACAGCCGGAATATGAGATTGATGAATCAGTAGCAACAGCCGAAGCGGAAAATTGGCTTGCTGAAGCAGAGGCCAAAGTGGAAACATGGGGAGAGCCGGTTTTCCAGTATGCCTTGGATGAAGGATCGGCAAATGAGCGAAGCCTCGAAGTCTAA
- the era gene encoding GTPase Era, whose translation MNYRAGFVGLIGLPNAGKSTLANTLIGEKVSIVTAKPQTTRQRVLGIRTDESSQILFVDAPGVIKSTSGLNGFLGAEYQSVMNDSDVLIAVLNIDFPRMEDLISIAETCSTQRKPWMVVITKSDFEKPQRAAILRDQLQKFSVPIVAVSALHQKEAARELVLPLVKDLLPLSPAPLFDPEIYTSQTLREMVSEIVREKAFELLHQEIPYGLAVQILKFDEDADPIIKIYANILVNKEGHKAIVVGAGGSQLKQIGQTARREIETLTERQVYLDLHVVVKKNWAKNSMMLEELGYVVARK comes from the coding sequence ATGAACTATAGGGCAGGATTTGTTGGGCTCATAGGGCTTCCGAATGCGGGGAAGAGTACTTTGGCAAACACTCTCATAGGAGAAAAGGTATCTATAGTGACGGCGAAACCTCAAACCACGCGGCAGCGCGTGCTGGGGATTCGCACAGATGAATCGAGTCAGATTCTTTTTGTGGATGCTCCAGGAGTCATAAAATCAACGTCTGGATTGAATGGTTTCCTGGGCGCAGAATATCAGTCGGTGATGAACGACAGCGATGTGTTGATCGCCGTCTTGAACATTGACTTTCCACGAATGGAAGATCTCATTTCCATTGCAGAGACTTGTAGCACCCAGAGGAAACCCTGGATGGTGGTCATAACCAAGTCCGATTTTGAAAAACCACAGAGAGCCGCAATATTGCGCGATCAATTGCAGAAATTCTCGGTACCAATTGTGGCCGTGTCTGCACTTCATCAGAAGGAAGCAGCCCGGGAGTTGGTTTTACCTCTGGTCAAGGACTTGCTGCCCCTATCGCCAGCTCCGCTTTTTGATCCCGAGATCTATACCAGCCAAACTTTGAGGGAAATGGTGAGCGAAATTGTTCGGGAAAAGGCATTTGAGCTCCTTCACCAGGAGATTCCGTATGGACTTGCGGTGCAAATATTGAAATTCGATGAAGATGCAGACCCAATTATTAAAATATATGCCAATATTTTGGTCAACAAGGAAGGGCACAAGGCCATTGTGGTGGGTGCGGGCGGTTCACAGCTCAAGCAAATCGGGCAAACGGCCCGTCGGGAAATAGAGACTCTGACAGAGCGACAGGTTTATCTTGATCTTCATGTGGTTGTGAAAAAGAACTGGGCAAAAAACTCGATGATGTTAGAGGAATTAGGCTATGTGGTCGCAAGAAAGTAA
- the rnc gene encoding ribonuclease III translates to MTLQEKLGYSFKDPDLLARALTHKSFHNENSTTSKGDNERLEFLGDAVLDLVLSDLLMKRFPDLAEGDLSKIRASLVNEAVLAELALEFGLDGQLRLGRGEILTGGASKPRILASSIEALIGCFYLDAGFTDCRIWVERLFEPRLAALDLTRHFATDYKTRLQEFSQEKYKAVPLYVVVKEEGPDHEKTFFVEVKIGDQLLGSGQGKSKKLAEQESARRALEGLT, encoded by the coding sequence ATGACCTTGCAGGAAAAGTTGGGCTATAGTTTTAAGGATCCAGATCTCTTGGCCAGAGCGCTGACTCACAAGAGCTTCCACAATGAAAACTCCACGACTTCAAAGGGCGATAACGAGAGGCTTGAGTTCCTGGGTGATGCTGTCCTCGATCTCGTTCTCAGCGATTTGCTCATGAAGAGATTTCCGGATTTAGCTGAAGGAGATTTGTCAAAGATTCGTGCGAGTCTTGTCAATGAAGCGGTGTTGGCCGAGTTGGCCTTAGAGTTTGGATTGGATGGACAACTTCGTCTGGGCCGTGGAGAGATATTGACCGGAGGGGCTTCTAAGCCACGCATATTGGCATCTTCGATCGAGGCCTTGATTGGCTGCTTTTATCTTGATGCGGGCTTTACGGATTGCCGAATTTGGGTGGAGAGGCTTTTTGAACCCCGATTGGCTGCTTTAGATCTCACTCGTCATTTTGCTACGGACTACAAGACACGCTTACAGGAATTCTCTCAGGAGAAATACAAGGCAGTTCCTCTGTATGTCGTTGTTAAGGAAGAGGGGCCCGATCACGAAAAAACCTTTTTTGTGGAAGTCAAAATAGGTGACCAATTGCTTGGCTCGGGCCAAGGGAAGAGTAAAAAGCTCGCTGAGCAGGAGTCGGCTCGACGCGCTCTGGAAGGACTGACATGA
- the mtaB gene encoding tRNA (N(6)-L-threonylcarbamoyladenosine(37)-C(2))-methylthiotransferase MtaB, with protein MTTETRYHIHTFGCKVNTYDTGLLEARLSKVGFRIDPKDPEVYILNTCAVTGESTKEAQRWVRRIKVKNPFALVVVTGCAAQVDTDKFSSLAGVDLVVANSHKGQLDELIRKLQTGELKERVYKSNIFKKMDLEEGGGVENRHTRAFLKIQDGCNSFCTYCVIPFARGKSRSLSVDSLVRRVNELVSEGVKEVVLAGVHIGDYFDFDKMGSTCGLEGLIEQILKNTQIERLRTSSLEPVEITDRLMDLFKDERLCPHFHMSIQSACSKTLSDMKRNYGAEAVESCLERIAREVPQVFVGMDVITGFPGESPDHFQETYDRLKTLPWTKIHVFPYSERPGTYANRLPEKNTRQAILERARKLRELSWSRYAEKALSQVGTIKRVLTLKSEAGVCHGLSRDYWPVQLPELDSSVSAGTEINVQIQGFDHSQGDRKEGSLVGISEIDAFQ; from the coding sequence ATGACGACTGAGACTCGCTATCATATTCACACTTTTGGTTGTAAGGTAAACACTTACGATACCGGCCTTCTCGAGGCCAGACTAAGTAAAGTTGGATTTCGGATCGACCCTAAGGATCCTGAGGTTTACATTCTCAATACCTGCGCTGTGACCGGAGAATCAACAAAAGAGGCTCAGCGGTGGGTCCGTCGGATCAAGGTTAAAAATCCTTTTGCCCTCGTTGTGGTCACTGGCTGTGCGGCTCAGGTAGACACAGATAAATTCTCTTCTCTGGCAGGAGTGGATCTCGTCGTAGCCAATTCCCATAAGGGTCAGTTGGATGAGTTGATTCGCAAGCTTCAGACGGGCGAGCTCAAAGAGCGGGTCTATAAATCCAATATTTTTAAAAAAATGGATCTTGAGGAGGGAGGGGGAGTCGAAAATCGTCACACCCGCGCATTTTTGAAAATACAAGATGGATGCAATTCCTTCTGTACTTATTGCGTGATTCCATTTGCGCGAGGGAAGAGCCGAAGTCTCAGTGTTGATTCTCTCGTGAGGCGAGTCAATGAACTGGTGAGTGAGGGAGTTAAAGAGGTCGTCCTTGCTGGTGTTCACATTGGTGACTATTTTGATTTCGATAAGATGGGCTCTACTTGTGGGCTTGAAGGTCTGATCGAACAAATTCTCAAAAACACTCAAATTGAGCGATTGCGAACTTCGAGTTTGGAACCGGTTGAAATCACGGATCGCCTCATGGATTTGTTTAAGGATGAAAGGCTGTGTCCACACTTTCACATGTCGATCCAGAGCGCTTGCAGTAAGACTCTATCAGATATGAAACGCAATTATGGGGCTGAGGCCGTTGAATCATGCCTTGAGCGTATTGCTCGGGAAGTGCCCCAGGTGTTTGTTGGAATGGACGTGATCACGGGCTTTCCAGGCGAAAGCCCTGACCATTTTCAGGAGACCTATGATCGCCTCAAGACGTTGCCTTGGACGAAGATCCACGTTTTTCCTTACAGTGAGAGGCCAGGAACCTATGCGAACCGTCTACCAGAAAAAAACACCCGGCAGGCCATTTTGGAAAGGGCCCGTAAACTGAGGGAACTGAGCTGGAGTCGCTACGCTGAAAAGGCTCTGAGCCAGGTTGGTACAATCAAGCGTGTCCTTACCTTGAAGAGTGAGGCGGGGGTCTGTCACGGCCTGAGCCGTGATTATTGGCCTGTTCAGCTACCTGAGCTGGATTCGTCAGTTTCGGCGGGGACTGAGATAAATGTTCAGATTCAGGGATTTGACCATTCTCAGGGCGATCGAAAAGAAGGTTCACTTGTTGGAATCTCGGAGATTGACGCTTTCCAATAA
- the mnmA gene encoding tRNA 2-thiouridine(34) synthase MnmA has translation MSGGVDSAVAAEILVSQGYDVVGVTMQVWDYSVDSCEIQEGNGTCCSSIDVDDARAVADKLGIPFYVMNCEAKFKAHVIDDFVNSYLKGRTPVPCVNCNTFLKFDHLIQKMRELDCQYLATGHYATISIGSDGRAAIFTSEDDWKDQTYFLFTLRPEILPNLIFPVGTWKKDDIRKYAEEKGLCVARKKDSTGICFVGKKGYASFIESQISSDDLHSGELRLFPSGELLGLHEGIHQFTYGQRKGLGIAVGNPLYVVKIDAEDHTVWLGEEKYLYSSQMKVHRLSWLNQVVDGETLRVKIRFQHRGVPARIERSKEEGPDEKFLVVFEEPQRAVTPGQAAVFYRDQQLLGGGWIE, from the coding sequence ATGAGCGGGGGAGTCGACTCAGCGGTGGCAGCAGAGATTTTGGTTAGCCAAGGTTACGATGTCGTCGGTGTGACGATGCAAGTGTGGGACTACTCCGTCGATAGTTGTGAAATTCAGGAAGGAAACGGCACCTGTTGTTCGAGTATTGATGTGGATGACGCGAGGGCTGTTGCAGATAAATTGGGAATTCCCTTTTACGTGATGAACTGCGAAGCAAAATTTAAAGCTCATGTAATTGATGATTTTGTTAACTCTTACCTGAAGGGCCGTACTCCCGTTCCTTGTGTGAACTGCAATACTTTTCTAAAATTTGACCATTTAATTCAAAAAATGCGGGAGTTGGACTGTCAATATTTGGCAACAGGTCATTATGCGACGATTTCGATCGGGTCGGATGGGCGCGCGGCGATTTTCACGAGCGAAGATGATTGGAAAGATCAAACTTATTTTCTGTTTACCCTAAGACCAGAAATACTGCCGAATTTAATTTTTCCAGTAGGAACTTGGAAAAAAGATGATATCCGGAAGTACGCAGAAGAAAAGGGTCTTTGTGTCGCTCGAAAGAAAGATTCCACAGGTATTTGTTTTGTTGGAAAAAAGGGCTATGCCTCTTTCATTGAAAGTCAGATTTCTTCTGACGATCTTCACTCTGGTGAATTGCGTCTTTTTCCGAGTGGTGAATTATTAGGTCTCCATGAGGGAATTCATCAATTTACCTACGGACAGCGAAAGGGTTTGGGAATCGCTGTCGGTAATCCTCTTTACGTGGTGAAAATAGACGCTGAAGATCATACAGTTTGGCTGGGAGAAGAGAAGTATCTTTATTCTTCACAAATGAAAGTTCATCGTCTGAGTTGGCTCAATCAAGTGGTTGATGGTGAGACTTTACGAGTAAAAATTCGATTTCAGCATCGTGGGGTTCCAGCGCGAATCGAGCGGAGCAAGGAAGAGGGGCCTGATGAAAAATTCCTTGTGGTTTTTGAGGAGCCTCAAAGGGCCGTAACGCCAGGTCAGGCAGCTGTTTTTTATCGCGATCAGCAGCTGCTCGGGGGCGGTTGGATCGAATGA
- a CDS encoding cysteine desulfurase gives MSYGQFSLKSENRIYLDHNATAPLATDLPGQVQEWLKEWGNPSSIHFQGRGPKTLMREARQNLAKILGVDSLELIMTSGGSEANNLALKGVFDAYTFSQTKGRRIIDRPKFLVSAVEHPSVRRTLDFLSQKGARVEVIPVDRNGVLDMEAYASLLDDKVALVSVMYANNETGHIFPINKMAKMAHEHGALFHCDAVQALGKVPLNLRKLEVDLASFSGHKFYSLKGSGMLYSRKGIFLESQVHGGGQERGRRAGTENVLASAALGWMCQFQNQIESRAGEMKKLRDYIEARLIDEISDLRVLGQRGKRLPNTTCALIDGVDGETLLMNLDILGVSVSTGAACSSGNTEPSPTLLAMGLNREEAQSSLRISIGWGTTQDELDRFLDILKVTVLRLRGLHNDRLREKYV, from the coding sequence ATGAGTTATGGGCAGTTCAGTCTAAAGAGCGAGAACCGAATCTACTTGGATCACAATGCGACGGCTCCGCTTGCCACGGACCTTCCTGGTCAGGTCCAAGAGTGGTTGAAGGAGTGGGGCAATCCTTCTTCGATTCATTTTCAGGGCAGGGGTCCCAAGACCTTGATGCGGGAAGCCCGTCAGAACCTCGCTAAAATTCTGGGAGTGGATTCTTTGGAACTGATTATGACAAGTGGGGGCAGTGAGGCCAATAATTTGGCCTTAAAGGGCGTTTTTGATGCCTATACTTTTTCCCAAACGAAGGGACGGAGAATAATTGATCGTCCAAAATTCTTGGTGAGTGCAGTTGAGCATCCGAGTGTTCGTAGGACCCTTGATTTTTTGTCTCAAAAGGGGGCACGAGTTGAGGTTATCCCAGTTGATCGCAATGGTGTTCTGGATATGGAAGCTTATGCAAGTCTGCTCGACGATAAGGTTGCCTTGGTTTCGGTCATGTATGCGAACAACGAGACAGGACATATTTTCCCGATAAATAAAATGGCGAAAATGGCACACGAACATGGAGCCCTCTTTCATTGTGATGCCGTTCAGGCATTGGGTAAAGTGCCTCTCAATTTGCGTAAACTTGAAGTAGATCTGGCCAGTTTTTCAGGTCATAAATTTTATTCTCTCAAAGGGAGCGGAATGCTTTATAGCCGCAAAGGTATTTTTTTGGAGAGTCAGGTTCATGGCGGCGGACAGGAAAGAGGACGTCGCGCAGGCACCGAAAACGTTTTGGCATCGGCAGCATTGGGTTGGATGTGCCAATTTCAGAATCAGATTGAATCTCGGGCAGGCGAGATGAAAAAACTTCGCGACTATATTGAAGCAAGATTGATCGATGAGATATCGGATTTAAGAGTGCTTGGTCAGAGAGGAAAACGTCTGCCGAACACGACCTGTGCGTTGATCGACGGTGTTGATGGCGAAACCCTTTTGATGAACTTAGATATCTTGGGAGTTTCGGTGTCGACAGGGGCTGCTTGCAGTTCGGGAAATACAGAGCCAAGCCCTACTTTGCTGGCAATGGGCTTGAATCGAGAAGAAGCTCAGAGTTCCTTGCGCATCAGTATTGGCTGGGGAACAACCCAGGATGAATTGGACAGGTTTTTGGATATTTTGAAAGTAACAGTGTTGCGCCTCAGGGGTCTTCATAACGATCGATTGCGAGAGAAATATGTATAA